One genomic segment of Centroberyx gerrardi isolate f3 chromosome 4, fCenGer3.hap1.cur.20231027, whole genome shotgun sequence includes these proteins:
- the rhcgb gene encoding ammonium transporter Rh type C-like 2, whose translation MGCIQSFRELCDRSKNTNVRLSLPAVCFVWQTAMIILFGVFIRYDEESDTHWIEHRKANNISSDIENDFYFRYPSFQDVHVMIFVGFGFLMTFLKRYSFGAVGFNFLIAAFGLQWALLMQGWFHSLDYTDGKIKIGVENLINADFCVAGCLIAYGAVLGKVSPVQLMVLTLFGVTLFAVEEYIILNLIHARDAGGSMVIHTFGGYYGLAISWMLYRPNLDQSSRLQGSVYHSDVFAMIGTLFLWMFWPSFNSAITDHGDGQHRAAINTYLALASTVLTTVAISSLFQKHGKLDMVHIQNSTLAGGVAVGTAAEFMLMPYGSLIVGFCCGIVSTLGYIYLTPFMEKYLKIQDTCGIHNLHAMPGVIGGIVGAITAAAATESVYGREGLINTFDFEGDFKNMVPTRQGGHQAAGMCVAICFGVGGGILVGCILRLPIWGDAADDNCFDDEPYWELPEDEESIPPILEYNNHMRNKEVAESNFTVEQN comes from the exons ATGGGCTGTATTCAAAGCTTCAGGGAATTGTGTGACCGTTCAAAAAACACCAATGTTCGGCTCAGTCTTCCAGCGGTTTGTTTTGTGTGGCAAACTGCCATGATCATCTTGTTTGGCGTTTTTATTCGTTATGATGAGGAATCTGATACACACTGGATAGAACACAGGAAAGCAAACAACATATCAAGCGACATTGAGAACGACTTCTACTTCAGATATCCAA GTTTCCAGGATGTCCATGTGATGATTTTTGTGGGATTTGGCTTCCTGATGACTTTCCTTAAGCGTTACAGCTTTGGTGCCGTGGGTTTCAACTTCCTCATCGCAGCCTTCGGCCTCCAATGGGCGCTGCTGATGCAGGGCTGGTTCCACTCGCTGGACTACACCGACGGAAAGATCAAGATTGGAGTTGAAAA cCTGATCAATGCAGACTTCTGTGTGGCGGGCTGTTTAATTGCCTACGGGGCAGTGCTGGGGAAggtcagtccagtccagctgATGGTTCTTACTCTGTTTGGGGTTACCTTGTTCGCTGTGGAGGAGTACATTATCCTCAATCTCATACAT gCCAGAGATGCTGGAGGCTCCATGGTGATCCACACGTTTGGTGGTTATTATGGTCTTGCCATCTCGTGGATGCTTTATCGGCCTAACCTGGACCAGAGCAGTCGCCTGCAGGGCTCGGTCTACCACTCGGACGTCTTTGCTATGATCG GAACCCTCTTCCTGTGGATGTTCTGGCCGAGCTTCAACTCAGCCATCACAGACCATGGGGACGGGCAGCACAGAGCGGCCATCAACACCTACCTGGCTTTGGCCTCCACTGTGCTCACCACTGTGGCCATCTCCAGCCTCTTCCAGAAGCATGGAAAACTAGACATG GTTCACATCCAGAATTCGACGCTGGCTGGTGGTGTTGCAGTGGGAACTGCAGCAGAGTTCATGCTGATGCCTTACGGGTCTCTGATAGTCGGATTCTGCTGTGGCATCGTTTCCACGTTGGGATATATCTACCTCACG CCATTCATGGAGAAGTATCTGAAGATCCAGGACACATGTGGAATCCATAACCTCCATGCAATGCCAGGAGTCATAGGTGGCATCGTGGGTGCCATCACTGCCGCAGCTGCCACTGAATCAGTTTACGGCCGTGAGGG gctgatCAACACCTTTGACTTTGAGGGTGATTTCAAAAACATGGTGCCCACGCGGCAGGGCGGTCACCAGGCCGCTGGGATGTGTGTGGCGATCTGCTTTGGTGTAGGAGGAGGCATCTTGGTCG GTTGTATCCTAAGATTACCTATCTGGGGAGATGCTGCTGATGACAATTGCTTTGATGATGAGCCCTACTGGGAG CTACCTGAGGATGAAGAGAGCATTCCTCCCATCCTGGAATACAATAACCACATGCGGAACAAAGAGGT agcgGAATCAAATTTCACTGTGGAGCAGAATTGA
- the gdpgp1 gene encoding GDP-D-glucose phosphorylase 1, which yields MALQFTYSNQDFVTDLRRPSGSGSGMASPPTTFDKTVKAGWTDRMHRGILRYHLGDLQTRILPGRHGYVAQLNIQRGIERRKPQEILSIQQQFNAKQFNFNKINPEEIIFEMIKHTGGGSAVRGNEPLPRHCRMIVLVNVSPLEFGHCLFVPDPSRCFPQILTQFSIQVGIESVLLSSDPGFRMGFNSLGAFASVNHLHLHGYYLDHELKIESMPVKPLVPEKGFYRLMGFPAGFLFYTESEGLEEVSRAVCRLTDFLVDGNTAHNLFLTRGCPPSDCIQNEKEHNSRKGVRIAVWPRVSCFGAKEESAFNVALCELAGHLPFKNKQDYDHITEKDVMDIIQRYLLPDEEFLRLEQQLTAHLMDS from the coding sequence ATGGCGCTCCAGTTTACATACAGCAACCAGGACTTTGTCACAGATTTGCGTCGGCCCAGTGGAAGCGGATCCGGGATGGCATCGCCGCCCACAACGTTTGACAAGACTGTAAAAGCCGGCTGGACGGACAGGATGCACAGGGGGATCCTCCGCTATCACCTGGGCGACCTGCAGACGCGTATTCTACCTGGCCGACACGGCTACGTCGCCCAGTTGAATATCcaaagagggatagagagaagaaAGCCTCAGGAGATACTGAGCATTCAGCAACAGTTCAATGCCAAGCAGTTCAATTTCAACAAAATCAATCCAGAAGAAATCATATTTGAGATGATAAAGCACACTGGAGGAGGCTCAGCTGTACGTGGGAATGAGCCGTTACCTCGACACTGTAGGATGATTGTGTTGGTGAATGTTAGTCCTCTGGAGTTTGGACACTGCCTGTTTGTTCCAGATCCCTCACGCTGTTTTCCGCAGATCCTGACCCAGTTCTCCATCCAGGTTGGAATTGAATCTGTGCTCCTGAGCTCGGACCCCGGCTTTCGCATGGGATTCAACAGTCTGGGAGCGTTTGCATCTGTCAATCATTTACACCTACATGGATATTACCTGGACCATGAGCTAAAGATAGAATCTATGCCAGTTAAACCATTGGTTCCTGAAAAGGGATTTTATCGCTTAATGGGCTTTCCTGCAGGCTTTTTGTTTTACACGGAGTCTGAGGGTCTGGAGGAAGTCTCCAGGGCCGTTTGTCGACTCACAGACTTCCTTGTGGATGGTAATACGGCTCACAACCTGTTCTTGACCAGAGGATGCCCGCCGTCTGATTGCATACAGAATGAAAAGGAGCACAATTCAAGAAAAGGTGTGCGTATCGCTGTATGGCCCAGAGTATCCTGCTTTGGTGCCAAAGAGGAATCTGCTTTCAACGTTGCTCTATGTGAGCTAGCTGGACATTTACCATTCAAGAACAAGCAGGACTATGATCACATAACTGAAAAAGACGTGATGGACATCATTCAGAGGTATCTTCTGCCTGATGAAGAGTTTCTCAGGTTGGAACAGCAGCTCACTGCTCATTTAATGGATTCATAA